CGGCGATACGGAACACACTGCGTTTGCCGCGGAGCGCGTCGTCGACCTGCTCGATGAGGCCGATGTCCTGGAGCCCGGAGAGCAAGTGGGCCAGAGCGCTGCTCGGACGGCCGAGGGTCGCCGCGATCTCCGAGCGGCGGCGGTTGCCGGCACTGATCGCGCTCAATGTAGCGGAGTAGGAAGTGGGGTCACTGATCGAGGGCTCTTCCCGGAGCAGGAGCGCGCCTTCACGGAACATCGCCGAGGCCGGGTTCAGCACGCGCCGCTGCACCCACCGGTCGAACTCGCCGAGACCGTCCGGCGCCGTGCCACCGCTCATCTCCAGGTAGGCGGGGGTGCCGCCTAGCAACGCGTGCAGCCGAAAGGCGAGCTCCGGATCGTGGGCCACACTCCAGAAGGTCGCCGCCTCACGAAACCTGAAGGGACGTACGACCAGTTCCATGGTGGCCCGGCCGCGCAACGGCGCACCACCTGCCAGCAGCTGCGACATGGTGGTGAGAGCGCTACCGCAGAGGATCAGCCGCGTCCTGGTGTGTTGTTTGGCGAATCCCAGTGGGCTGAGTGCCTGCTGCAGGTAGGACGGCAGCGCAGGCGTGGCCGCGACGAGGTAGGGGAACTCGTCGATGATGAGCGGGGTGTTTCCGTTCTCGCCGACGCGGAGCACCTCGTCGATCGCGTCACGCCAGGAACGGAAGACGATGGGTTGACGCCTGCCGAGATGCGCCGCGTACGCCGCTCCGAGGTCGGCGAGATTCTGTGCTTCGGTCTGCTGCGTGGCTCCGAACAGGAACCCACCGGTCTGCTGGGCCAGCAGTTCGAGCATCAGGGTCTTCCCTTGCCGACGCCGACCGTACACGAGCCCGAGAGTGGCTCCCGCCGAGGCTGAGTCGGCGAAGTCCATAAGGCTGTCCCACTCGGCGTCCCTGCCGAACAGTTGCTCCGGCTTCCGCGGCAACAGCGGCCTCCTTCATACAAGTTATAGCTACAGCTATAATAGCCATACCTATCATAGCTACAGATACCAATGAGACTTCTTTAGATTCCACGGCCTGTCCGCTACGTTTCCTTAAGAAACAGTCGTTCAACCGGTAATGATCAGCAGAATCCGAGGCATCAGCATGGTGGACCCCAACACACTCAAGCGCCTGCTCGACCGGGAACGGCAGGCGTTCCGGGAGCGGAACCCTCGGTCGGCGGCTGCGTACGCCGAAGCGAAGGGCCGGCTGTTCGGTGGGGTGCCGATGACGTGGATGAACAAGACGGCGGCCGGGTTTCCGTTGTACCTGGCGGGTGCGCGTGGGGCTCGGGTCAGCGATGTGGACGGGCACGAGTACGTCGATCTGTGCCTCGGGGACACGGGGGCCATGGCGGGGCATTCGCCGCAGGCGACGGTGGACGCGGTGGCGGAGCGGTTCGGGGTGCTGGGTGGGGCCACGGTGATGATGCCGACCGAGGACGCGGCCTGGGTGGGGGGTGAGCTCGGACGGCGGTTCGGGGTGCCGTACTGGAGTTTCTCGTTGACGGCCACGGACGCGAACCGGTGGGCCATACGGCTGGCGCGGGCCGTCACCGGACGGCCCAAGATCCTGGTGAACAGTTACTGCTACCACGGCAGTGTGGACGAGGTGCTGCTGGTGGTGGGGCCGGACGGTGAGCAGGTGTCCCGTGACGGGAACGTCGGGGCTCCGGTGGATCCGACGGTGACCTCACGGGTGGTCGAGTTCAACGACCTCGACGGGCTGGAGCGGGAACTGGCGTACGGGGACGTGGCGGCCGTTCTCATGGAACCGGCGCTGACCAACATCGGCATCGTGCTGCCGGAGCCGGGATACCTGGCAGGGGTGCGGGAGCTGACCCGCCGGTACGGCAGCCTGCTGATCAACGACGAGACGCACACGTTCTCGGCGGGGCCGGGGGGCTGTACGGCGGCGTGGGGGCTGACGCCGGACATCGTGACCATCGGGAAGGCCGTCGGCGGCGGCATCCCGAGCGGCGGGTACGGCCTGTCTGCCGAGGTGGCGGCGCGTCTCGAAGGCATGAGCGGGCTGGACCTGATCGACATGGGAGGTGTCGGCGGCACGCTCGCCGGCAACGCGCTGTCGGTGGCCGCGATGCGCGCCACGCTGGAGCACGTCCTCACGGCCGCCGCGTTCGACCGCATGATCACGCTGG
The window above is part of the Sphaerisporangium rubeum genome. Proteins encoded here:
- a CDS encoding AAA family ATPase, whose protein sequence is MPRKPEQLFGRDAEWDSLMDFADSASAGATLGLVYGRRRQGKTLMLELLAQQTGGFLFGATQQTEAQNLADLGAAYAAHLGRRQPIVFRSWRDAIDEVLRVGENGNTPLIIDEFPYLVAATPALPSYLQQALSPLGFAKQHTRTRLILCGSALTTMSQLLAGGAPLRGRATMELVVRPFRFREAATFWSVAHDPELAFRLHALLGGTPAYLEMSGGTAPDGLGEFDRWVQRRVLNPASAMFREGALLLREEPSISDPTSYSATLSAISAGNRRRSEIAATLGRPSSALAHLLSGLQDIGLIEQVDDALRGKRSVFRIAEPVVRLHQLLIQRHEAELVAGRADRVWLANADTVASQIYGPHFEDLARQWCFEHASPESLGGTATAVRPTELPCPAHRQGHELDVVVMETTSFAADRVTAIGEAKSTEAPVDTPQLERLEHLRTLIPAAKVAALPKLLLFSRSGFSAGLARLAAERADVELVDLARLYEGD
- a CDS encoding transaminase codes for the protein MISRIRGISMVDPNTLKRLLDRERQAFRERNPRSAAAYAEAKGRLFGGVPMTWMNKTAAGFPLYLAGARGARVSDVDGHEYVDLCLGDTGAMAGHSPQATVDAVAERFGVLGGATVMMPTEDAAWVGGELGRRFGVPYWSFSLTATDANRWAIRLARAVTGRPKILVNSYCYHGSVDEVLLVVGPDGEQVSRDGNVGAPVDPTVTSRVVEFNDLDGLERELAYGDVAAVLMEPALTNIGIVLPEPGYLAGVRELTRRYGSLLINDETHTFSAGPGGCTAAWGLTPDIVTIGKAVGGGIPSGGYGLSAEVAARLEGMSGLDLIDMGGVGGTLAGNALSVAAMRATLEHVLTAAAFDRMITLAGRFTEGVQQVIDEHGLPWSVTQLGARAEYRFTSPAPRDGGESNAAADPDLDDYLHVYLANRGVLLTPFHNMALMCPATTEADVDRHQEVFATAVAELVA